Proteins encoded in a region of the Gallalistipes aquisgranensis genome:
- a CDS encoding rhamnogalacturonan acetylesterase encodes MMKKIVLAAAVLLGCCGMAKAPEKEITVYLIGDSTCATKSESARPETGWGEKLGQHFRKGVKVDNRALNGRSTKSFRDQGHWDKILGTLRPGDFVFIQFGHNDQKESDPKRYSDPETFGSNLKRYIEETRAKGAVPVLLTSIARRKFDAKGKPAQTLRRYTSVTRQVAEQTATPLIDMDAKTRALLEEMGPEASKSIYLWAKKSDYPNLKADKKDDTHLNPDGAERYASMVVDGIREQQIEPLIENLKKK; translated from the coding sequence ATGATGAAGAAAATCGTACTGGCCGCTGCCGTCCTGCTCGGTTGTTGCGGCATGGCCAAAGCCCCCGAAAAAGAGATCACCGTCTATCTGATCGGCGACTCCACCTGCGCCACCAAGAGCGAGAGCGCCCGGCCCGAAACCGGATGGGGCGAAAAACTCGGCCAGCATTTCAGGAAGGGCGTGAAGGTGGACAACCGCGCCCTGAACGGCCGGAGCACCAAAAGTTTCCGTGACCAGGGACATTGGGACAAAATCCTCGGGACTCTCCGTCCGGGCGATTTCGTCTTCATTCAGTTCGGGCACAACGACCAGAAAGAGAGCGATCCCAAACGGTATTCCGACCCCGAAACGTTCGGCAGCAACCTGAAACGTTACATCGAAGAAACCCGGGCCAAAGGAGCCGTTCCGGTGCTGCTCACTTCGATCGCCCGCCGGAAATTCGACGCGAAAGGCAAACCCGCCCAAACGCTCAGACGCTATACCTCCGTCACCCGCCAGGTAGCCGAACAGACCGCCACCCCGCTGATCGACATGGACGCGAAGACCCGCGCCCTGCTGGAGGAGATGGGGCCCGAGGCCTCGAAAAGCATCTACCTCTGGGCCAAAAAGAGCGACTACCCCAACCTGAAAGCGGACAAGAAAGACGACACACACCTCAATCCCGACGGAGCCGAACGGTATGCGTCGATGGTCGTGGACGGCATCCGCGAACAACAGATCGAACCGCTGATCGAAAACCTGAAGAAAAAATAA
- a CDS encoding right-handed parallel beta-helix repeat-containing protein translates to MKKLIFLMLGAWLGAALPAGAAAVKPKAVPSFCSSSIYLSAPRGSECRLAFREEGESEWKKAYTPIYDTIAREFRGSIVRLKENTPYEVKAELFTDGRKTGEGITAFRTWNSNPPIGKTYKISEFMPDADGAVVVSGIMGRQKAWIKITGDKAIEAGREGTYALKVENCRYVIFEGLTVRGGGMHGIHVKETAEDVRFVNCDVSDWGRIPVDQTKDGFYLDSEGRKINNDAGFRIERTLNTVVERCWVHDPAGLTNPWKGILKLGAFAGQKFPRAHPQGPNAVHVNQLRGGCVLRYNDFCGSQTHRYNDPVEGAQNRDIAGGFNRDADIYGNVMAFGQDDIIELDGGQCNVRVFDNRMEQTYCGVSTAPNVKGPSYIFQNVLWNPGNEYGDTGNAVKNGGGFTYSFGIQFLFSNTMLFPRGGMSSVGYGNEPSPVRGRFHAVTRNNIFCQLTPDSPDAVRYSISDKVLTPTNDFDYDMIASMKNPGGRGNILAREGSEPHGVFAAPSFTDLEKGILTLAADDPGIDKGTAITNFVEQYTGKAPDLGAFERGASSLMPRRPIDAEADRYIVYMKEGQPEQVNIRFGKITPTTYEVCMSDDMGPWLMVDHTSGELREGQTLTLTLRLSGRVDYDRKGMIFVRMADGFSVPISIMPAR, encoded by the coding sequence ATGAAAAAACTGATCTTCCTGATGTTGGGCGCGTGGCTGGGCGCCGCCCTCCCGGCAGGGGCCGCGGCAGTAAAACCGAAAGCCGTCCCTTCGTTCTGTTCCAGCAGCATCTATCTCTCCGCTCCACGCGGCAGCGAATGCAGACTCGCGTTCCGCGAAGAGGGCGAAAGCGAATGGAAAAAGGCCTACACTCCGATTTACGACACGATCGCCCGGGAATTCCGGGGCAGCATCGTGCGGCTGAAGGAGAACACCCCCTACGAAGTAAAAGCCGAACTCTTCACGGACGGCAGGAAAACGGGCGAAGGAATCACGGCCTTCCGTACCTGGAATTCGAATCCCCCGATCGGGAAAACCTACAAGATCAGCGAATTCATGCCCGACGCCGACGGGGCCGTCGTGGTCTCCGGAATCATGGGCCGGCAGAAGGCATGGATAAAAATCACAGGCGACAAGGCGATCGAAGCCGGCCGGGAAGGGACCTATGCGCTCAAGGTAGAAAACTGCCGCTACGTGATCTTCGAAGGGCTGACCGTACGCGGCGGAGGCATGCACGGCATCCACGTCAAGGAGACGGCCGAGGATGTGCGTTTCGTCAACTGCGACGTTTCGGACTGGGGCCGCATTCCGGTCGACCAGACCAAAGACGGCTTCTACCTCGACTCCGAAGGCCGCAAGATCAACAACGACGCCGGATTCCGCATCGAACGCACCCTGAACACGGTCGTGGAGCGCTGCTGGGTCCACGACCCTGCCGGACTGACCAATCCGTGGAAAGGCATCCTCAAACTTGGGGCTTTCGCCGGACAGAAATTTCCGCGGGCCCATCCGCAGGGGCCCAACGCCGTGCATGTGAACCAGCTCCGGGGCGGATGCGTACTGCGCTACAACGACTTCTGCGGCAGCCAGACCCACCGCTACAACGACCCGGTGGAAGGGGCCCAGAACCGCGACATCGCGGGCGGATTCAACCGCGACGCCGACATCTACGGCAACGTGATGGCTTTCGGGCAGGACGACATCATCGAACTGGACGGCGGACAGTGCAATGTCCGGGTATTCGACAACCGCATGGAACAGACCTATTGCGGCGTCAGCACGGCACCCAACGTAAAAGGTCCCAGCTACATCTTCCAGAACGTGCTCTGGAATCCCGGCAACGAATACGGCGACACGGGCAATGCCGTGAAGAACGGCGGAGGCTTCACGTACAGTTTCGGCATTCAGTTCCTCTTTTCCAACACGATGCTCTTTCCCCGGGGCGGCATGTCGAGCGTGGGATACGGCAACGAACCCTCGCCGGTCCGGGGACGGTTCCATGCCGTGACCCGCAATAACATTTTCTGCCAGCTCACGCCCGATAGCCCGGACGCCGTCCGCTATTCCATCAGCGACAAGGTGCTCACCCCCACCAACGACTTCGATTACGACATGATCGCCTCGATGAAAAACCCGGGAGGACGCGGCAACATACTCGCCCGCGAGGGTTCGGAGCCCCACGGCGTGTTCGCCGCCCCCTCCTTCACCGATCTGGAGAAAGGTATCCTAACACTTGCCGCAGACGATCCGGGAATCGACAAGGGAACCGCCATTACCAATTTCGTGGAACAGTATACCGGCAAGGCCCCCGACCTGGGCGCCTTCGAACGGGGCGCTTCGTCGCTGATGCCCCGCCGTCCGATCGACGCGGAGGCCGACCGCTATATCGTCTACATGAAAGAGGGACAGCCCGAACAGGTGAATATCCGTTTCGGAAAGATCACCCCGACCACCTACGAAGTCTGCATGAGCGACGACATGGGCCCCTGGCTGATGGTAGACCATACTTCGGGCGAACTCCGCGAGGGTCAGACGCTCACCCTGACACTGAGGCTCTCCGGCCGGGTGGACTACGACCGTAAAGGCATGATCTTCGTACGGATGGCCGACGGTTTTTCAGTTCCCATCAGCATAATGCCCGCCCGATAA
- a CDS encoding rhamnogalacturonan acetylesterase, producing the protein MFKKIVLAAAVLLGCCGMAKAPEKEITVYLIGDSTCAVKKESVRPETGWGEKLGQHFKKGVVVDNRTLNGRSSKSFRNEGRWKEVLEVLRPGDFVFIQFGHNDQSRHKPERFSDPETFGKNLALYIEETRAKGAVPVLLTSIARRKFDAQGKPVDSHKNYMQVTRRVAEQTGTPLIDMDVKTRALLEEMGPEASKSIYLWAKKSDYPNLKEDKRDDTHLNAAGAEKYAQIVADGIRELKLEPLAGKLRKIK; encoded by the coding sequence ATGTTCAAGAAAATCGTACTGGCCGCCGCCGTCCTGCTCGGTTGCTGCGGCATGGCCAAAGCCCCCGAAAAAGAGATCACCGTCTATCTGATCGGCGATTCCACCTGTGCCGTCAAAAAAGAGAGCGTCCGGCCCGAAACCGGGTGGGGCGAGAAACTCGGCCAGCACTTCAAGAAGGGCGTCGTCGTAGACAACCGCACCCTGAACGGCCGGAGTTCAAAAAGTTTCCGCAACGAAGGACGCTGGAAAGAGGTCCTCGAAGTACTTCGTCCGGGCGATTTCGTCTTCATCCAGTTCGGGCACAACGACCAGTCCAGACACAAACCCGAACGGTTCTCCGATCCGGAAACTTTCGGAAAAAATCTGGCGCTCTATATCGAAGAGACCCGGGCCAAAGGAGCCGTTCCTGTGCTGCTCACCTCGATCGCCCGCCGGAAATTCGACGCGCAGGGCAAGCCGGTGGATTCGCACAAAAATTACATGCAGGTCACCCGCCGGGTAGCCGAACAGACCGGCACCCCGCTGATCGACATGGACGTGAAGACCCGCGCCCTGCTGGAGGAGATGGGACCCGAGGCCTCGAAAAGCATCTATCTCTGGGCCAAAAAGAGCGATTATCCCAATCTGAAAGAGGATAAACGGGACGATACCCATCTGAATGCGGCCGGAGCCGAAAAATATGCACAGATCGTCGCAGACGGCATCCGCGAACTGAAGCTCGAACCGCTGGCCGGTAAACTGAGAAAGATAAAATAA
- a CDS encoding DUF6250 domain-containing protein, translating into MNRNRTEHIQARTGIRHVLLAAALLSRIGISEAAEPTPRQTLREDFSQGLARWVAEDDPSARARFSFRGDTAEIRTPKGLTLWFDRKLSGDYTVSYDVLFLVDTARDERLSDLNCFWNASDPRHPDSLFFDSAWRQGIFARYNTLNLYYVGHGGNDNTTTRFRKYHGLRCDRTEPKKNADRIKPLLQGYTEPEYLLREGRWEHIEIRVRGNRSEYLCNGRLLFRHDDNAPYREGYFGLRLLRNRILLTNFRIDEY; encoded by the coding sequence GTGAACCGAAACCGTACGGAACACATACAGGCCCGGACCGGTATCCGACACGTTCTGCTCGCCGCCGCGCTCCTGAGCCGGATCGGCATATCCGAAGCAGCCGAACCGACACCCCGGCAGACGCTGCGGGAAGACTTTTCGCAGGGTCTCGCCCGTTGGGTGGCGGAGGACGACCCTTCGGCCCGGGCCCGGTTCTCGTTCCGGGGCGACACGGCGGAGATACGGACACCGAAAGGGCTCACGCTCTGGTTCGACCGCAAATTGTCGGGCGACTACACCGTCAGCTACGACGTGCTGTTTCTGGTCGACACGGCCAGGGACGAGCGGCTCAGCGACCTGAACTGTTTCTGGAACGCCTCCGATCCCCGGCATCCCGATTCGCTCTTCTTCGATTCGGCCTGGCGGCAGGGCATTTTCGCCCGCTACAATACGCTGAACCTCTATTACGTGGGACACGGCGGGAATGACAACACGACCACCCGGTTCCGCAAATACCACGGCCTCCGCTGCGACCGCACGGAGCCGAAGAAGAATGCCGACCGCATCAAACCGTTGCTCCAGGGCTATACCGAGCCGGAATACCTCCTCCGGGAAGGCCGCTGGGAGCATATCGAAATCCGGGTGCGCGGCAACCGGTCGGAATACCTCTGCAACGGACGGCTGCTGTTCCGCCACGACGACAACGCCCCCTACCGGGAGGGTTATTTCGGCCTGCGGCTGCTACGCAACCGGATTCTGCTGACCAACTTCCGGATCGACGAATACTGA
- a CDS encoding right-handed parallel beta-helix repeat-containing protein: MNTSRHNIRRTAALLAAAAFCLLAACGKDGTDGDDGNNGNGGGNGGGGVTPPPVEEQVIYAAPGGFSNNEGTFESPYDLKTAISKLRPGWTLYLRGGEYNIRARIDMNKNIQGTPTASSPIRIWAYADEKPVINCRHAVGTADNPYTEGIRNKDVDYVHWKGLELKNAWNHGFRIEYASHNTYENCVSHHNSGAGFFIGFSNEKMDRDDINPDGESCAYNVYINCDAYMNFDYHTYKGGGAEHTPGTNADGFAAKCKPGKGNKYYNCRAWSNSDDGWDLYEATGGVEMINCWCWRTSIWTDYEEMYKERIRWEKEDGIYKGNFADELTEDIFKGNGNGFKMGGACYFSNGANWENDNHLSRGIHVLRHCISFNNLRWGFDQNNHVDGAYVENCIAFNNGNTKNLSNFGFRQINMHGTKFVFRNCISFGAKNRDSFTNATCEFDHNSWNEIKDRSKSWTPFDATASYNTYKAQFISLSEEDAGAPRKADGSLPDRFGRLAAGSIFIDMGAPTADIDTYAETSALGGYDRPERYNTIRLSPIPYSGPAPDLGMYEYGN, encoded by the coding sequence ATGAACACATCACGCCACAATATCAGACGCACGGCGGCCCTGCTGGCCGCGGCGGCCTTCTGCCTTCTCGCCGCATGCGGCAAGGACGGCACGGACGGAGACGACGGAAACAACGGAAACGGAGGGGGCAACGGAGGCGGAGGCGTCACGCCGCCCCCCGTCGAAGAGCAAGTCATCTATGCCGCTCCCGGCGGTTTCAGCAACAACGAGGGGACGTTCGAAAGCCCGTACGACCTGAAAACGGCCATTTCGAAACTCCGGCCCGGCTGGACGCTCTACCTGCGCGGGGGAGAGTACAATATCAGGGCCCGGATCGACATGAACAAGAACATACAGGGCACGCCCACGGCTTCGTCCCCGATCCGGATATGGGCCTACGCCGACGAAAAACCCGTAATCAACTGCCGGCATGCGGTCGGAACGGCCGACAACCCCTACACGGAGGGAATCCGCAACAAGGACGTGGACTACGTGCACTGGAAGGGACTGGAACTGAAAAACGCCTGGAACCACGGGTTCCGCATCGAATACGCCTCGCACAACACCTACGAGAACTGCGTGTCGCACCACAATTCGGGAGCCGGTTTTTTCATCGGGTTCAGCAACGAGAAGATGGACCGGGACGACATCAATCCGGACGGTGAATCGTGTGCCTACAACGTCTATATCAACTGCGACGCCTACATGAATTTCGACTACCACACCTACAAGGGCGGCGGAGCCGAACACACTCCCGGCACGAATGCCGACGGTTTCGCGGCCAAGTGCAAGCCGGGCAAGGGCAACAAGTACTACAACTGCCGGGCATGGAGCAATTCGGACGACGGCTGGGACCTGTACGAAGCGACGGGCGGCGTGGAAATGATCAACTGCTGGTGCTGGAGGACCTCGATCTGGACGGACTACGAGGAGATGTACAAAGAGCGCATCCGATGGGAAAAGGAGGATGGAATATATAAGGGAAACTTTGCGGACGAACTGACGGAAGATATTTTTAAAGGCAATGGGAACGGCTTCAAGATGGGCGGGGCCTGCTATTTCAGCAACGGGGCCAACTGGGAGAACGACAACCACCTTTCGCGGGGCATCCATGTGCTGCGCCACTGCATTTCGTTCAACAACCTGCGCTGGGGATTCGACCAGAACAACCACGTGGACGGCGCCTACGTGGAGAACTGCATCGCGTTCAACAACGGGAACACAAAGAATCTCAGCAACTTCGGATTCCGTCAGATCAACATGCACGGCACGAAGTTCGTGTTCCGCAACTGCATTTCGTTCGGGGCCAAAAACCGGGACTCCTTCACCAACGCCACCTGCGAATTCGACCACAATTCGTGGAACGAAATCAAGGACAGAAGCAAGTCGTGGACGCCTTTCGACGCCACGGCCTCGTACAACACCTATAAAGCTCAGTTCATCTCCCTTTCCGAAGAGGATGCCGGAGCCCCGCGCAAGGCCGACGGTTCGCTGCCCGACCGTTTCGGACGCCTGGCGGCAGGCAGCATATTCATCGACATGGGAGCCCCGACGGCCGACATAGACACCTACGCGGAGACCTCTGCCCTGGGCGGATACGACCGGCCGGAGCGATACAATACGATCAGACTGTCGCCCATCCCCTACTCCGGCCCGGCTCCCGATCTGGGAATGTACGAATACGGCAACTGA
- a CDS encoding FKBP-type peptidyl-prolyl cis-trans isomerase, with product MKIGENTFVSLSYTLTVNGEVIETVPAEHPLEFVYGAGYLLPKFEAELKGLQPGDKFEFGLAAGDAYGEQIPEAVVELPKDIFMIDGKIEDGLLTVGNQLPMSDNQGNRMVGTVKAVAENSVTMDFNHPMAGKALDFKGTVVAVREATEADRMPHGGCSCGCDDAGSCEGDGGCGCGCH from the coding sequence ATGAAAATTGGAGAAAACACATTTGTATCGCTCAGCTATACGCTGACGGTGAACGGCGAAGTGATCGAGACCGTACCGGCCGAACATCCGCTGGAGTTTGTTTACGGCGCGGGCTATCTGCTTCCCAAGTTCGAGGCGGAGCTCAAGGGGCTGCAGCCGGGCGATAAGTTCGAGTTCGGTCTGGCGGCCGGCGATGCCTACGGCGAGCAGATACCCGAGGCCGTGGTCGAGCTGCCCAAAGATATTTTCATGATCGACGGAAAGATCGAAGACGGTCTGCTGACCGTGGGCAATCAGCTGCCGATGAGCGACAACCAGGGGAACCGTATGGTAGGTACCGTGAAGGCCGTGGCCGAGAATTCGGTGACGATGGACTTCAACCATCCGATGGCTGGCAAGGCGCTCGATTTCAAGGGGACGGTCGTGGCCGTGCGCGAGGCTACCGAGGCCGACAGGATGCCGCACGGCGGATGCAGTTGCGGCTGCGACGATGCCGGAAGCTGCGAGGGTGACGGCGGATGCGGTTGCGGATGCCATTGA
- a CDS encoding nucleoside hydrolase, giving the protein MKRMFRYLGLCLLALCACVQADAARRVILDTDIDSDVDDAGALAMLLNLHARGVVDLRGIVVTSDDTYAALCTQAICTFYGYPDMPIGVNVHQANMRNHSRYTRQIAEEFPRAAGAWTDFEEAASLYRRLLAESPDSSVTVLTIGHLSSLRDLLRSAPDGHSPLTGVQLAGRKVSRWLCMGGRFPEGKEANFYRPDPEATLYCLDNWPGRAVFSGWEIGREVRSGGPYLKRRFPDRHPVRRAYELYNRFAGRASWDQTAVLLLTDRADDFFGYRSAGRCVVMPDGSNRWEEGPEGCHSCLVFREGADRDRAARLIDRLIAGDRRTLRRIGPAEEPVR; this is encoded by the coding sequence ATGAAGAGAATGTTTCGATACCTGGGTCTGTGTCTTCTGGCCCTTTGCGCCTGTGTGCAGGCCGATGCGGCCCGGCGGGTGATTCTCGACACGGACATCGACTCGGACGTGGACGATGCGGGGGCGCTCGCCATGCTACTGAACCTGCATGCCCGGGGCGTGGTCGACCTGCGGGGAATCGTGGTCACGAGCGACGATACCTATGCCGCTCTCTGTACGCAGGCGATCTGCACCTTTTACGGGTATCCCGACATGCCGATCGGGGTGAACGTCCATCAGGCGAATATGCGGAACCACTCGCGTTATACCCGTCAGATCGCCGAGGAGTTTCCCCGGGCGGCCGGGGCGTGGACGGATTTCGAGGAGGCTGCCTCGTTGTACCGCAGATTGCTGGCGGAGAGTCCCGACAGCAGTGTGACGGTGCTTACGATCGGCCATCTGAGTTCGCTGCGCGATCTGCTCCGCTCCGCTCCGGACGGACACTCGCCGCTCACGGGCGTGCAGCTGGCCGGGCGCAAAGTGTCCCGGTGGCTCTGCATGGGCGGACGGTTTCCGGAAGGGAAGGAGGCCAATTTCTATCGTCCCGATCCCGAAGCGACCCTCTACTGTCTTGACAACTGGCCGGGACGTGCGGTCTTTTCGGGTTGGGAGATCGGTCGGGAGGTGCGGTCCGGCGGTCCGTACCTGAAGAGAAGGTTTCCGGACAGGCATCCCGTCCGCCGGGCTTACGAACTCTACAACCGTTTCGCCGGGCGGGCCAGCTGGGACCAGACCGCGGTGCTGCTTCTGACCGACCGGGCGGACGACTTTTTCGGATACCGTTCCGCCGGCCGTTGCGTGGTGATGCCGGACGGGAGCAACCGCTGGGAGGAGGGGCCGGAAGGATGCCACTCCTGTCTGGTGTTCCGCGAAGGGGCCGACCGTGACCGGGCGGCCCGGCTGATCGACAGGCTGATTGCGGGCGACCGGAGGACGCTGCGCCGGATAGGTCCAGCGGAGGAGCCCGTTCGGTAA